DNA from Nitrospira sp.:
CAAGGAGGCCCACCGTCTTCGTCGCACCCGTGTGGGCGACGAAGAGCGCCGCCTAATGCGCCGCCGCGGTATTGGGAGCCTGCACGCACATACCAGGAGTCATATAGAGCAGATAATTTCCCATCCCATGATGAATGTTCGGATTCTGCAGGGGGTGGTGGTGCACCATGACCATCTCATAGTCGTCTTGTTTGGTGACCGAAAACCCTTTGTCGTTCCGATACACCTGGTGGGGTTTGAAGTCGCGGAAGGTCCCGTCGGCATCCACCTCCGGAACAGTCCGTAGCAGGGTCTCTTTGGTGGTCTTATTCTCGAGCGCGATCATGAGCAACTCATCGTGGCCATGGGGATAGGCGAATTTGACGCAGCCGTCCATGTTGAACTTCAGCGGGGCCGACAGCACCGTGACGCCTGGCTTGATCTCGATTCCCTCGTCGGTTTGATCCGCGCCGCGCTGGCCGAACTTGCTGTAGCAGACGATGTTGACACCCACCTGGTAGACATCCATTTCTTGCACCTTCACGCCTTTCGGAGCGACATACATGGTGAACCGGGCCATCACGTCCTTCGTGGGCGGGGCCTTGTGGTAGAAGGCGACGATGGACATGAGGTTTTGCCCTTTCGCCAACTTCACCCCGTACCCTTCCGGAAACCGTGCTTCCGTCATTTCCAATCCGGCCCCGGCGAAAAACAACGGTTCCCCGTCGCAGGAGACACTGGGTTTGTCGTTGTTCAGCATGAGGATGTGGTGGAGATAATTCTTCGGGAGCGGCCGCCCGTCCTTGGTGAACACCTCGGACTTGTATCCGATCAGGTAGGTGTCCTCCGGCAGTTGAAACACCTTCTTCGGCATGCTGGATGCCAGGTCGCCGTCATGGCCGGTCGGCAGGTCGACCGGACCGAACGTGAGGGTGACAGTGTGATCGTCGATCGTGATCTTTGTTTCGCCCATACTGGGCATGGTCGGAATCGCATGGTGATCGTGACCGCCGTCGGCGTAGACTGTACCAGTCATCCCAAGCAGCATGGCAATCGACAGCAACGCACGATTCATAGCCTCTCCTCCTGGTTGTACCAAACCGATCATCCATCACCCTGTGGGAAGAACTGCAGGAAAGTGCCACCCATCTTTTACGGTGTCGCCGGGGGCGGAGTGAGTCGTTTCCAGACGTAACTGCCGCCATGTTGCCGGGGCGGGATATTGTTTCTCGTACCGACACGAACGTACCACCAGATGCCCTTGGCTTGTGTGCCGTCTTCGGAAAGCACGATTTCAAAGGCGCCTTCCCGGTCATTTCCCGTTTGTTTCCAGGTGCCTTGCCAGCGGCGGTCTTTGAAACTGGTGGTGGAAAACTGCCCTCCCTGCCAGGTATAGGGACCGTTGCCTTGCGCATCCAGGGTGGCGACGTACTTCTTATTGTCTTCGATTTCGGTGACTTCCCATTCCCCGCTCAAGTCGACGCCATCCGTTGCGGTTGCCTGACCATCGGCGGTGCGATGGAGTAGGGCGGTTGCGGAGGCCGAGGCTCCGGTCAATCCGCCTCCGGGTTGCCGAGCGGATTCGTGCCAGGATACGAGGATCCAGCGGCCATCCCGCCGTTCCAAGACCCCCGTCTCACGCAGCGGAAGCACCATGTGCTGGGTGAGATCACCGGGGTTGACGTATCGGATATAGTCCAATTCCATCGCGAACCAGGCTACGTCGCCGTTGCTCCATAGGTGAAGGCTTGTGATCGGAATCTCCAATTTGGCCACCGAGTCGAATTCGCTGCGCATCTCGGACGCGAACGCAGGCCAGCCCACATACTTGCGTCCGTCGATCGTATAGCCGATGGCGTCGGCATCGTGCGACATATATTTCGCCATCGTGGCGAGATCTCGATCTGCGTTTGCCTGTACGAGGGTCCGCAAGGTCGCTTCCGGGTCGAGTGGCTCGCCGGCCCAGGCGAGTGACCCGCAAAAGATACTGATAAGTGGGAAGAGGAAGAGCCGGCTCCATTGCGGAAGAAGGGTGGGTTGATGTCTACATGGCAGTGTGTTCATAAGGCGCGAAAGAATATCCACAGGACCTCGTAACTTGACGAGGCTACCTGTTGCCCTGAGGTGCTGTCAATGGCTATTTGCTGGATCGGTTGTGCCGGTCACGGCGCAGGCGACCACAGTCACATTGTCGATCCCCCCTTCGTCCCGCGCCGCCTGAATCAGAGCGTGAGTCACACCGGCGGGATCGTGCCTGTGCAACAGGGTTGTACGGAGAATGCACTCGTCGGTCAACATTTTCGTGAGGCCGTCCGAACAGAGCAGCAGCAGATCGCGATCGCGCAGCTCGCAATGGAAGACATCGGCATCTATGGCGAGACCAAGCCCCATGGCGCGGGTCAACACATGGCGGTCCGGATGGCACGCTGCCTGCGCCGGCGTGAGGAGTCCGTCACGGACCTGTTCTTCGACCAGCGTATGGTCCTGCGTCACCTGCCTAATGGCGGCTTCTCTGATCAGGTAGGCCCGGCTGTCACCGACGTTGAGGACGATCAAACGGGGTCGGGGAAACGGCAGGAGATGCGCCAAGACCAGCGTCGTTCCCATCCCTTGCAGCGGTGGATGTTGAACGGCGTGCCGCTGAACGGCCCTATGGGCGCGTTGCACCATGGTCGTGAGGAGCGCGACGGCGTCCTCATCCGCTGTGACGGTTTGGTCTGAGGCGCCGTGAGAAAGGCTCGGCGCGAGATCCGCGAGGGTGTCCATAGCCAGTCGGCTGGCGAAGTCTCCTCCCGCATGGCCTCCCATGCCGTCGGCCACGGCCCAGAGCCGGTGCCGATTGTCGACCAGAAACGTATCTTGATTGGTCGGACGAACCAAACCCCGATCCGTCCCGCCGTAGGCCGACCACTCCCACATGCCTCTCTGCATCTCCCTGCGCTATCTCAGCGGCGTCAAAGACCCAGGGCCATACCGTGCGGCCAGCCGGTCGTATACCCATTCCGCCAGCGGCTCAAGGTTGCTGGTGTCCGCGGCATTGTAGCGGATGAGTTTGTCCAGAGCCGCTTCATCGCCGGTTCGATACTGCTGCCACAAACGAACCGCGTCCATTCCGTCGAGTTGATGCAGGTCGGAATCACGCGCAATGTCCAACTCGCGTTCGATCTGTTTCAGGCCACCCTGCAATCCTATCCGTCTGGCGGCGAAACAGAGATCGAAGTGTGGAAGAGAGACCTCTAACCCACGAAAGGATGTCTGCAAGTAGGGGATATCGAACACGCTGCCGAAAAACGTGATCAACACATCCGCCCGATCGAGTTCCTCCT
Protein-coding regions in this window:
- a CDS encoding Protein serine/threonine phosphatase PrpC, regulation of stationary phase — its product is MWEWSAYGGTDRGLVRPTNQDTFLVDNRHRLWAVADGMGGHAGGDFASRLAMDTLADLAPSLSHGASDQTVTADEDAVALLTTMVQRAHRAVQRHAVQHPPLQGMGTTLVLAHLLPFPRPRLIVLNVGDSRAYLIREAAIRQVTQDHTLVEEQVRDGLLTPAQAACHPDRHVLTRAMGLGLAIDADVFHCELRDRDLLLLCSDGLTKMLTDECILRTTLLHRHDPAGVTHALIQAARDEGGIDNVTVVACAVTGTTDPANSH